In a single window of the Streptacidiphilus sp. P02-A3a genome:
- a CDS encoding IS630 family transposase, whose protein sequence is MAVAVDEVTRSELERIASSVKAQVRQVLRVRIVLKAADGAGNAAIARRLAVSVNTVRKWRGRLAELGLEGLKDGARSGRPRRYGDLVRVAVVAAATSVPVGPAATWTHASIADQVAGTVFAPISASQVGRILADLDLKPHKVSGWLTRRDTLDFWERVKDICKLYRNPPTGALVLSIDEKTAIQARERRYPSQPAQPGRAARREFEYRRHGTASIVAALDITTGQTLIETIERNNAATFTTFLDRLDRLLPRDRDIHMVLDNGSSHTAKHTKAWLAAHPRWHIHWTPPHASWLNQVELVFSALTRAVLRHGDFTSRSDLIEKMDAWTTQRNKHARPFRWTYDGTPLKEAA, encoded by the coding sequence GTGGCCGTGGCAGTGGACGAGGTGACGCGCAGTGAGCTGGAGCGGATCGCGTCCTCGGTGAAAGCGCAGGTGCGGCAGGTGCTGCGGGTCCGGATCGTGCTGAAGGCAGCCGACGGAGCGGGCAACGCGGCGATCGCCCGCCGGCTGGCGGTGAGCGTGAACACGGTCCGCAAGTGGCGCGGGCGGTTAGCCGAGCTGGGCCTGGAAGGCCTCAAGGACGGCGCCCGCTCGGGCCGACCGCGCCGCTACGGCGACCTGGTGCGTGTCGCGGTGGTCGCCGCAGCCACCAGCGTCCCGGTCGGCCCCGCCGCGACTTGGACCCATGCCTCGATCGCCGACCAGGTCGCGGGCACCGTGTTCGCGCCGATCTCCGCCTCCCAGGTCGGCCGGATCCTTGCCGACCTGGACCTCAAGCCGCACAAGGTGAGCGGCTGGCTCACCCGCCGCGACACCCTCGACTTCTGGGAGCGCGTCAAGGACATCTGCAAGCTGTACCGCAACCCGCCGACCGGGGCTCTCGTGCTGTCCATCGACGAGAAGACCGCGATACAGGCCCGCGAGCGCCGCTACCCGTCACAGCCCGCCCAACCGGGCCGAGCGGCCCGGCGCGAGTTCGAGTACCGCCGCCACGGCACCGCCTCGATCGTCGCCGCGCTCGACATCACCACCGGCCAGACCCTGATCGAGACCATCGAACGGAACAACGCGGCGACCTTCACCACCTTCCTGGACCGGCTCGACCGGCTCCTGCCGCGCGACAGGGACATCCACATGGTCCTCGACAACGGCTCCTCCCACACGGCGAAGCACACCAAGGCGTGGTTGGCCGCCCACCCGCGCTGGCACATCCACTGGACCCCGCCCCACGCCTCCTGGCTCAACCAGGTCGAACTCGTCTTCTCCGCCCTGACCCGCGCCGTCCTCCGGCACGGCGACTTCACCAGCCGAAGCGATCTGATCGAGAAGATGGACGCTTGGACGACCCAGCGGAACAAGCACGCCCGCCCCTTCCGCTGGACCTACGACGGCACCCCGCTCAAGGAAGCGGCCTGA
- a CDS encoding transposase: MAAAGGAAAWDAYCPPPPCCASGHREKAPTEYWLTSLPADTALRHLARLAKMRWRIEHDYREMKHGLGLDHFEGRTWRGFHHHLALVTAAHAFLTLRRLDPKAQAPA, encoded by the coding sequence ATGGCCGCCGCCGGCGGCGCCGCGGCCTGGGACGCGTACTGCCCGCCACCACCCTGCTGTGCGAGTGGCCACCGGGAGAAGGCCCCCACCGAGTACTGGCTGACCAGCCTGCCCGCCGACACCGCGCTGCGACACCTGGCCCGCCTGGCCAAGATGCGCTGGCGCATCGAGCACGACTACCGCGAGATGAAGCACGGCCTGGGCCTGGACCACTTCGAAGGCCGAACCTGGCGCGGCTTCCACCACCACCTCGCCCTGGTCACCGCCGCCCACGCCTTCCTCACCCTGCGCAGACTCGACCCAAAAGCCCAAGCGCCGGCCTGA
- a CDS encoding IS701 family transposase, with translation MADVDLGEIEQLRGELAEFVGEVFASVRRRDVRGWGDCYLRGLMLDGRRKSVQPMAARLPDGDMQALQQFVNQSPWDHAAVLRAVALKTVPAVDPVVWVIDDVSFPKDGRMSVGVARQWCGALGKQSNCQVAVSLHAASDTASVPVSWRLFLPEGWQDDADRRTRAGVPEEAGHREKWRLALDLIDEAVGWGLEPKVIVADAGYGQNTAFRQGLADRGLDFVVAVRADESAHPQHAVPTAPPWSGTGRVPATRYRARAAALSALAADGGRAAFRRSTWRHGSKGPMHSRFRTLTVRPPGSPPAATPWPPPAAPRPGTRTARHHPAVRVATGRRPPPSTG, from the coding sequence ATGGCCGACGTGGATTTGGGGGAGATCGAGCAACTCCGTGGTGAGCTGGCCGAGTTCGTCGGTGAGGTATTTGCGTCGGTGCGGCGTCGTGACGTGCGTGGGTGGGGTGACTGCTACCTGCGCGGGCTGATGCTGGACGGCCGTCGCAAGTCGGTCCAGCCGATGGCGGCGCGGTTGCCGGACGGGGACATGCAGGCGCTGCAGCAGTTCGTGAACCAGTCGCCGTGGGACCACGCGGCGGTGCTGCGGGCGGTGGCGCTCAAGACGGTGCCGGCGGTGGACCCGGTGGTGTGGGTGATCGACGACGTCTCGTTCCCCAAGGACGGGCGGATGTCGGTCGGTGTGGCGCGGCAGTGGTGCGGGGCGCTGGGCAAGCAGTCCAACTGCCAGGTCGCCGTCAGCCTGCACGCCGCCTCCGACACCGCGTCCGTGCCGGTCTCCTGGCGGCTGTTCCTGCCCGAGGGGTGGCAGGACGACGCCGACCGGCGCACTCGCGCCGGTGTCCCCGAGGAGGCGGGACACCGTGAGAAGTGGCGGCTGGCCCTGGACCTGATCGACGAGGCTGTCGGCTGGGGCCTGGAGCCGAAGGTCATTGTCGCCGATGCCGGCTACGGACAGAACACCGCGTTCCGCCAGGGCCTGGCCGACCGGGGCCTGGACTTCGTCGTCGCCGTGCGCGCGGACGAGTCCGCACACCCGCAGCACGCCGTTCCCACCGCCCCGCCCTGGTCCGGCACCGGCCGCGTCCCCGCCACCCGCTACCGCGCCAGGGCCGCCGCGCTGAGTGCACTGGCGGCCGACGGCGGGCGGGCCGCGTTCCGCCGCTCCACCTGGCGCCACGGCTCCAAAGGCCCGATGCACTCACGCTTTCGGACGCTGACCGTGCGCCCGCCGGGGTCGCCGCCCGCCGCCACGCCATGGCCGCCGCCGGCGGCGCCGCGGCCTGGGACGCGTACTGCCCGCCACCACCCTGCTGTGCGAGTGGCCACCGGGAGAAGGCCCCCACCGAGTACTGGCTGA
- a CDS encoding transposase → MSGAAPIEPVITAWKAARPPVSDHQGRHRTREIVNAIRYQGRTGCQWSYMPPTCPCRPVRYYFCTWRDDGTSQALPRSCAARPASGPGGLRTCTRLLR, encoded by the coding sequence ATGAGCGGTGCGGCGCCGATCGAGCCGGTGATCACGGCTTGGAAGGCAGCGCGGCCCCCGGTGAGTGACCATCAGGGCCGTCACCGGACGCGCGAGATCGTCAACGCGATCCGCTACCAGGGCCGGACCGGCTGCCAGTGGTCGTACATGCCGCCGACCTGCCCCTGCCGGCCGGTCAGGTACTACTTCTGCACCTGGCGTGACGACGGCACCTCGCAGGCGCTCCCGAGATCCTGCGCTGCCCGGCCCGCGAGCGGTCCGGGCGGGCTTCGTACGTGTACCCGGCTTCTTCGATAG
- a CDS encoding SigE family RNA polymerase sigma factor — protein MPSEDTELREFLSHRRNALLRSAYLMCGDVHAAEDLVQNTLIKVVMAHRGRRRIDHIDAYARRVLVTTFIASRKRLWNREEPHDSLPDVPVQGSDTDLGLAVRGALQRLAPRQRAVLVMRFFEDQSVQGDGRTVGVSEGTIKSQTARGLAVLREALGGAIGTLVEDEEASKMREVIR, from the coding sequence GTGCCAAGTGAGGACACAGAGCTGCGCGAGTTCCTCAGCCACCGGCGCAACGCGCTGCTGCGCAGCGCCTACCTGATGTGCGGCGACGTCCACGCGGCAGAGGACCTGGTACAGAACACGCTGATCAAGGTGGTGATGGCGCACCGGGGACGGCGCCGGATCGACCACATCGACGCGTACGCCCGGCGCGTCCTGGTCACCACCTTCATCGCCTCCCGCAAACGCCTGTGGAACCGGGAGGAGCCGCACGACTCGCTGCCCGACGTCCCCGTCCAGGGCAGCGACACCGACCTGGGGCTGGCGGTGCGCGGCGCGCTGCAACGGCTGGCGCCACGTCAGCGAGCCGTCCTGGTCATGCGGTTCTTCGAGGACCAGAGCGTCCAGGGCGACGGCCGAACTGTGGGCGTGAGCGAGGGAACCATCAAGAGCCAGACCGCCCGTGGCCTGGCCGTGCTCCGCGAAGCCCTGGGCGGCGCGATCGGCACACTCGTGGAGGACGAGGAGGCATCGAAGATGCGCGAGGTGATCCGGTGA
- a CDS encoding glycoside hydrolase family 3 protein, whose product MGRAFESVGEDPYLNGTLGAADIQGVQSTGTMAQVKHFAVYNQETNRNTASDNAVVSTQAEQEIYLPAFQDAVQQGAASSVMCSYSSVNGTAACQNPYLLSTVLRQQFGFGGFVTSDWGATHSTVASADAGLDQDMPGNDGYYGATLQSAISSGQVSQATLNTAVSGILTEMFGFGLFDKAPTGSPDQSATSGTDTSDALNLAEEGTVLLKNSAACCRSAQPTPRSR is encoded by the coding sequence CTGGGGCGGGCCTTCGAGTCGGTCGGGGAGGACCCGTACCTGAACGGGACGCTGGGCGCGGCCGATATCCAGGGTGTCCAGTCGACCGGGACGATGGCGCAGGTCAAGCACTTCGCGGTGTACAACCAGGAGACCAACCGGAACACCGCCTCCGACAACGCGGTGGTCAGCACCCAGGCCGAGCAGGAGATCTACCTGCCGGCCTTCCAGGACGCCGTCCAGCAGGGCGCGGCCTCCTCGGTGATGTGCTCCTACAGCAGCGTCAACGGCACTGCCGCCTGCCAGAATCCGTACCTGCTGAGCACGGTGCTGCGCCAGCAGTTCGGTTTCGGCGGCTTCGTCACCTCCGACTGGGGCGCCACCCACTCCACGGTGGCCTCGGCCGACGCCGGTCTGGACCAGGACATGCCGGGCAACGACGGCTACTACGGCGCCACCCTGCAGAGCGCGATCAGCTCCGGCCAGGTCAGCCAGGCGACGCTGAACACGGCGGTCTCCGGCATCCTCACCGAGATGTTCGGCTTCGGGCTGTTCGACAAGGCTCCGACCGGCTCGCCCGACCAGAGCGCCACCAGCGGCACCGACACCTCGGACGCGCTGAACCTGGCCGAGGAGGGCACGGTGCTGCTGAAGAACAGCGCGGCGTGCTGCCGCTCGGCTCAGCCGACTCCTCGGTCGCGGTGA
- a CDS encoding glycoside hydrolase family 3 C-terminal domain-containing protein, translating into MLPLGSADSSVAVIGADASTSPLTAGGGSASVNSSGTVTPLQGITAAAPGGVTVNYNAGTSNSSAASLAASSSVAVVFVGNDESEGSDLSSIDLSSSENSLISAVAAANPNTVVVLNTGSAVTMPWLSSVKGVLEAWYPGQEDGSAIAALLFGNATPPAT; encoded by the coding sequence GTGCTGCCGCTCGGCTCAGCCGACTCCTCGGTCGCGGTGATCGGCGCGGACGCCTCGACCAGCCCGCTGACCGCGGGCGGCGGCAGCGCCTCGGTGAACTCCAGCGGCACGGTCACCCCGCTGCAGGGGATCACCGCGGCGGCGCCCGGCGGCGTCACGGTCAACTACAACGCGGGCACCTCGAACAGCTCGGCGGCCTCGCTGGCCGCCTCGTCCTCGGTCGCGGTGGTCTTCGTCGGCAACGACGAGTCCGAGGGCAGCGACCTGAGCAGCATCGACCTGTCCAGCTCGGAGAACTCGCTGATCTCGGCGGTGGCGGCGGCCAACCCGAACACGGTGGTGGTGCTCAACACCGGCTCGGCGGTCACCATGCCCTGGCTCTCCTCGGTCAAGGGCGTCCTTGAGGCCTGGTACCCGGGGCAGGAGGACGGCTCGGCCATCGCCGCGCTGCTGTTCGGCAACGCGACCCCTCCGGCCACCTGA
- a CDS encoding ricin-type beta-trefoil lectin domain protein has protein sequence MTFPTSLSQVPADTAAQWPGTNGTVQYSEGIDVGYRWYDANNLTPLFPFGYGLSYTSFSFSNLRVGTLSAGGQATVTATVTNTGSRAGADVAQLYVSDPAASGQPPKQLEGFSRVSLQPGASQTVTFPLTQSNLRYWNSGSNAWATSTGSYGIDVGDSDASLPLTGTLPVTSAQLGQPVSVTAPGPQEGLVGVPVSLPVKATDSTSGQSPVFTATGLPAGTSISGSGTVTGTPTTPGTSTVQVTAKDGDGALASSSFVWTVEPASTALPAAALDGYQGLCLDVASDNNTPGTAVDVYTCNGTDGQQWSELGNGTVQADGDCLDVVGGGTANGALVDLYTCNGTGAQQWVPQSDGALLNPQSGKCLDDTGWSTTAGTQTQIWSCTGGANQSWTQP, from the coding sequence GTGACCTTCCCGACCTCGCTGTCCCAGGTCCCGGCCGACACCGCGGCCCAGTGGCCCGGCACCAACGGGACCGTGCAGTACTCCGAGGGCATCGACGTCGGCTACCGCTGGTACGACGCCAACAACCTGACGCCGCTGTTCCCCTTCGGCTACGGCCTGTCCTACACCAGCTTCTCCTTCAGCAACCTGCGCGTCGGCACGCTGAGCGCGGGCGGCCAGGCCACGGTGACCGCGACCGTCACCAACACCGGCAGCCGGGCCGGGGCCGACGTGGCCCAGCTCTACGTCTCCGACCCGGCCGCCTCCGGCCAGCCGCCCAAGCAGCTGGAGGGCTTCTCGCGGGTCAGCCTGCAACCGGGGGCCAGCCAGACGGTGACCTTCCCGCTGACCCAGAGCAACCTGCGCTACTGGAACTCCGGCAGCAATGCCTGGGCCACCAGTACCGGCAGCTACGGCATCGACGTGGGTGACTCGGACGCGAGCCTGCCGCTGACCGGCACGCTGCCGGTGACCTCGGCGCAGCTGGGCCAGCCGGTCTCGGTGACCGCCCCGGGCCCGCAGGAGGGCCTGGTCGGGGTCCCGGTCTCGCTGCCGGTCAAGGCGACCGACTCGACCAGCGGCCAGAGCCCGGTGTTCACCGCCACCGGGCTGCCGGCCGGTACCTCGATCTCCGGTTCCGGCACGGTCACCGGTACCCCGACCACGCCGGGCACCAGTACCGTCCAGGTCACCGCCAAGGACGGCGACGGGGCGCTGGCGAGCAGCTCGTTCGTCTGGACCGTCGAGCCCGCCAGTACCGCCCTGCCGGCGGCCGCGCTGGACGGCTACCAGGGCCTGTGCCTGGACGTCGCCAGTGACAACAACACGCCGGGTACCGCGGTGGACGTCTACACCTGCAACGGCACCGACGGCCAGCAGTGGAGCGAGCTGGGCAACGGCACGGTCCAGGCCGACGGCGACTGCCTGGACGTGGTCGGCGGCGGTACCGCCAACGGCGCCCTGGTCGACCTGTACACCTGCAACGGCACCGGCGCCCAGCAGTGGGTGCCGCAGTCGGACGGGGCGCTGCTCAACCCGCAGTCCGGAAAGTGCCTGGACGACACCGGTTGGTCGACCACCGCGGGCACGCAGACGCAGATCTGGAGCTGCACCGGCGGGGCCAACCAGTCCTGGACCCAGCCCTGA
- a CDS encoding helix-turn-helix domain-containing protein, with product MRGENVECLQVRLSPLIAHTVLGVSPADLDGFVALDDLWGGAAERIRERLGEASSWQERFAVTEALLERGFRERTPVDPEVAWTWRRIVAGRGRVAVEALAAEVGWSRKRLWSRFRSQVGLPPKRAARLVRFDRAVHRLAAGDSAARVAADGGYADQSHLHRDVAAFAGVAPSAAAREPWLTVDDVAWPDGPR from the coding sequence GTGCGCGGCGAGAACGTCGAGTGCCTGCAGGTTCGCCTGTCCCCGCTCATCGCGCACACGGTGCTGGGCGTGTCCCCGGCCGATCTGGACGGCTTCGTGGCCCTTGACGACCTCTGGGGCGGGGCGGCGGAACGGATCCGCGAGCGGCTGGGCGAGGCCTCGTCGTGGCAGGAGCGCTTCGCCGTGACCGAGGCGCTGCTCGAACGGGGCTTTCGGGAAAGGACGCCGGTCGATCCGGAGGTGGCGTGGACGTGGCGGCGGATCGTCGCCGGGCGGGGCCGGGTCGCCGTCGAGGCGCTGGCGGCCGAGGTGGGCTGGAGCCGCAAGCGCCTGTGGTCCCGGTTCCGTTCGCAGGTGGGGCTGCCGCCGAAGCGCGCCGCGCGGCTCGTGCGCTTCGACAGGGCGGTGCACCGCCTGGCCGCGGGCGACAGCGCGGCCCGGGTCGCGGCGGACGGCGGCTACGCGGACCAGTCCCACCTGCACCGTGACGTGGCGGCCTTCGCCGGGGTCGCTCCGTCGGCCGCGGCCCGCGAGCCGTGGCTGACGGTCGACGACGTCGCCTGGCCCGACGGCCCCCGCTGA
- a CDS encoding darcynin family protein, protein MPAEPTPAEPTPAATTEPPVTAFILVKTTPAWLALTVPERVTAFTTQVLPAIEARTSGVRSRFYDTEFYSARVTDVWVWEAEDHHAYQLLIDALRETPFWDHYFEVVDLLVGTENGYARSYGLEPVAGVTT, encoded by the coding sequence ATGCCCGCTGAGCCGACGCCCGCCGAGCCGACGCCCGCCGCGACAACCGAACCACCGGTCACCGCGTTCATCCTGGTCAAGACCACACCCGCCTGGCTCGCCCTGACCGTCCCGGAACGCGTCACCGCCTTCACCACCCAGGTCCTGCCCGCGATCGAAGCCCGGACCAGCGGCGTCCGGTCCCGCTTCTACGACACCGAGTTCTACTCCGCGCGCGTCACCGACGTCTGGGTGTGGGAGGCCGAGGACCACCACGCCTACCAACTCCTGATCGACGCACTGCGCGAAACCCCGTTCTGGGACCACTACTTCGAGGTCGTCGACCTGCTGGTCGGCACCGAGAACGGCTACGCCCGCAGCTACGGCCTCGAACCCGTCGCCGGCGTCACCACCTGA
- a CDS encoding NAD(P)H-binding protein, with amino-acid sequence MIVITAPTGNIGRHLLSRLLESAPAAGEELRVVVRDPARLPDAAHGHVEVVTGSHADPDVLDRAFQGADAVFWLVPPDASLTPHEAYSGFTGPAAKALATHGVGHVVGVSALGRGTPLADRAGLVTASLAMDDLIAAAGVAHRALANPSFFENLLEETDSIRDHGVFTDTVDPDRKAPLVACADIATAAAGLLLDRSWSGTDSVPVLGPQDLAPNDLARIMTEQLGRPVRYRRQPLDELRTTLVGYGLNEAFVQGIVDMKRAKDQGLDSGVTRTPETASPTGFAQWCARTLKPALQP; translated from the coding sequence ATGATCGTCATTACCGCTCCCACCGGGAACATCGGCCGCCACCTGCTCTCCCGGCTCCTGGAGTCCGCCCCCGCCGCAGGCGAGGAACTGCGCGTGGTCGTGCGCGACCCCGCCCGGCTCCCCGACGCGGCCCACGGACACGTCGAGGTGGTCACCGGCTCGCACGCGGACCCCGACGTCCTGGACCGGGCCTTCCAGGGCGCGGACGCCGTCTTCTGGCTCGTCCCCCCGGACGCCTCGCTGACCCCGCACGAGGCCTACAGCGGCTTCACCGGCCCCGCCGCGAAGGCACTCGCCACCCACGGCGTCGGCCACGTCGTCGGCGTCTCCGCGCTCGGCCGCGGCACCCCGCTCGCCGACCGCGCCGGCCTGGTCACCGCCTCCCTGGCCATGGACGACCTCATCGCCGCCGCCGGCGTCGCCCACCGGGCCCTGGCCAACCCGTCCTTCTTCGAGAACCTCCTGGAGGAGACCGACTCGATCCGCGACCACGGCGTCTTCACCGACACCGTCGACCCCGACCGCAAGGCCCCCCTCGTCGCCTGCGCCGACATCGCGACCGCCGCCGCCGGCCTGCTGCTTGACCGCTCCTGGAGCGGAACCGACAGCGTCCCGGTCCTCGGGCCGCAGGACCTGGCCCCCAACGACCTGGCCCGCATCATGACCGAGCAGCTCGGCCGCCCAGTCCGCTACCGACGCCAGCCGCTCGACGAACTGCGCACCACCCTCGTCGGCTACGGCCTCAACGAGGCCTTCGTCCAGGGCATCGTCGACATGAAGCGGGCCAAGGACCAGGGCCTGGACTCCGGCGTCACCCGCACCCCGGAGACCGCCTCCCCGACCGGCTTCGCGCAGTGGTGCGCCCGGACCCTCAAGCCCGCCCTCCAGCCCTGA
- a CDS encoding LysR family transcriptional regulator, translating to MLVDEPEPVIDANLAIALDALLAEHSVTRAAARLHTSPAAMSRTLARLRRVLQDPLLVRAGQAMVPTPRAQALREEAAAVVRSLGALLSPGTGVDPAGLRSTFTLQAADLVGAALAPGLARLAQQEAPGVSFRLLAEELEAGTALRDGRVDLEVGSIDHVDPETRVEELVSLRMMAAVRAGHPLTERPLTAARLAAAQHVAVSRRGRFTGPLDAALAEQDLRRRVGVVLPSHLAAMALAARSDIVCLVPAALPGAAPSPLTEDATALGLRLLDIPLELPPLTIGMAWHPRHTADGAHHWLRRAVRRALGG from the coding sequence ATGCTGGTGGACGAGCCGGAGCCGGTCATCGATGCCAATCTCGCCATCGCGTTGGACGCCCTGCTGGCCGAGCACAGCGTCACCCGGGCCGCGGCCCGGCTGCACACCTCGCCGGCCGCCATGAGCCGCACCCTCGCCCGTCTGCGCCGCGTCCTGCAGGACCCGCTGCTGGTCCGGGCCGGACAGGCCATGGTCCCCACCCCGCGCGCCCAGGCGCTGCGCGAGGAGGCCGCCGCGGTGGTGCGCAGCCTGGGGGCGCTGCTCAGTCCCGGCACCGGTGTCGACCCCGCCGGCCTGCGCAGCACCTTCACCCTCCAGGCCGCCGACCTGGTCGGCGCGGCGCTGGCGCCCGGGCTGGCGCGGCTGGCCCAGCAGGAGGCGCCGGGGGTCTCGTTCCGGCTCCTGGCCGAGGAGCTGGAGGCCGGAACCGCCCTGCGCGACGGCCGGGTCGACCTGGAGGTCGGCTCCATCGACCACGTGGACCCCGAGACCCGGGTCGAGGAACTGGTGAGCCTGCGCATGATGGCGGCCGTCCGGGCGGGCCATCCGCTCACCGAGAGGCCGCTGACCGCGGCCCGGCTCGCCGCCGCCCAGCACGTCGCGGTCAGCCGCCGCGGCCGGTTCACCGGTCCCCTCGACGCCGCCCTGGCCGAGCAGGACCTGCGGCGGCGGGTCGGCGTCGTGCTGCCCAGCCACCTGGCCGCCATGGCCCTGGCCGCCCGCAGCGACATCGTCTGCCTGGTACCCGCCGCGCTCCCCGGCGCCGCCCCCTCGCCCCTGACCGAGGACGCCACCGCCCTCGGACTGCGGCTCCTGGACATCCCCCTGGAGCTGCCGCCGCTGACCATCGGCATGGCCTGGCACCCCCGGCACACGGCCGACGGGGCGCACCACTGGCTCCGCCGGGCCGTCCGCCGCGCCCTTGGCGGCTGA
- a CDS encoding alpha/beta fold hydrolase encodes MEERTLSFEGFAYHCRVVHQDRPRTEPLVMLGGSSQNRYAWLRHEKWLAEHGTVVTVDLPGYGTADFLPAEHGIDFLAANVQRMLVELAMPRVNLIGSCFGGAIAVRFAQHYPEHVERLGLVGMTRTIPDDYSEAVPRWVRMLELGDRAQIATELVKRFMSPPDVGPVHKREVVSRLLYAQFMAQSDEEIMMSAEHNTRLMNHEWYRDEPLPAVPALVCTGEHDTLCTPAMGREVAAALPSAAFTTIKEADHLAPVERMAEFSDLVVRFCTDQPLSELPYCNPVEWLGTARQPVIPGPTQL; translated from the coding sequence GTGGAGGAGCGGACCCTGTCCTTCGAGGGCTTCGCCTACCACTGCCGTGTCGTCCACCAGGACCGGCCGCGGACCGAGCCGTTGGTGATGCTGGGGGGGTCCTCTCAGAACCGCTACGCGTGGCTGCGGCACGAGAAGTGGCTGGCCGAGCACGGCACGGTGGTGACGGTGGACCTGCCCGGCTACGGGACCGCGGACTTCCTGCCGGCCGAGCACGGCATCGACTTCCTGGCCGCCAACGTCCAGCGGATGCTGGTGGAACTGGCGATGCCGCGCGTCAACCTCATCGGCAGCTGCTTCGGCGGGGCCATCGCCGTGCGCTTCGCCCAGCACTACCCCGAACACGTGGAGCGGCTGGGCCTGGTGGGCATGACCCGGACCATCCCCGACGACTACAGCGAAGCCGTACCGCGCTGGGTGCGGATGCTGGAACTCGGGGACCGCGCCCAGATCGCCACCGAGCTGGTCAAGCGGTTCATGTCGCCGCCCGACGTCGGCCCGGTCCACAAGCGCGAGGTCGTCTCCCGGCTGCTCTACGCGCAGTTCATGGCGCAGTCCGACGAGGAGATCATGATGTCGGCCGAGCACAACACCCGCCTGATGAACCACGAGTGGTACCGGGACGAGCCGCTGCCCGCGGTACCGGCCCTGGTGTGCACCGGCGAGCACGACACGCTCTGCACCCCCGCCATGGGACGCGAGGTGGCCGCGGCGCTGCCGTCCGCGGCCTTCACCACCATCAAGGAGGCGGACCACCTGGCCCCGGTGGAGCGGATGGCCGAGTTCTCCGACCTGGTCGTGAGGTTCTGCACCGACCAGCCGCTGTCGGAACTGCCCTACTGCAACCCGGTCGAGTGGCTGGGCACCGCGCGCCAGCCGGTCATCCCGGGGCCGACCCAGCTGTGA
- a CDS encoding aminoacyl-tRNA deacylase: MTPTSAEDAAPEVPHCVSPVQVLERTGISFTLHEHVPIRTQSDIERELGLPVEQLLKTMVFRTGQTFILAALPMQRRVHYGRLAKAAGVPRASLRQAEPEELRQLAMEPGGASPVCGRDGVLVVFDSAVLDMDRVYCGSGRADQSIEIDAGELLRFLEPVTAAVTS, translated from the coding sequence ATGACTCCCACGTCGGCAGAGGATGCCGCCCCCGAGGTCCCGCACTGCGTCTCGCCGGTCCAGGTCCTGGAGCGGACGGGGATCTCCTTCACCCTCCACGAGCACGTGCCGATCCGCACGCAGTCCGACATCGAGCGTGAACTGGGCCTTCCGGTGGAGCAGTTGCTCAAGACCATGGTCTTCCGCACCGGACAGACGTTCATCCTGGCGGCCCTGCCGATGCAGCGCCGGGTGCACTACGGGCGGCTGGCGAAGGCGGCGGGGGTCCCCCGGGCGTCGCTGCGCCAGGCCGAGCCGGAGGAGTTGCGGCAGCTGGCCATGGAGCCCGGCGGCGCCAGCCCGGTCTGCGGTCGCGACGGCGTGCTGGTGGTCTTCGACTCGGCTGTCCTCGACATGGACCGCGTCTACTGCGGCAGTGGGCGCGCCGACCAGAGCATCGAAATCGACGCCGGTGAACTGCTGCGGTTCCTGGAGCCGGTCACGGCGGCAGTGACCTCGTGA
- a CDS encoding glycosyltransferase family 39 protein: protein MATTTRNPSASSQDRLTTVPALYRWPLLSVSVVVGVLLLSLSGRYGYHVDELYNRVSSRHLAWGYVDQPPLVAVIARVETFLFGDNLIGLRVVPALLACLDVWVSGLIARELGGARGGPGLRRRRDGRVGRHPHAGHMLTTNGPDLLSWVTLGWLFIRLLRTADNRLWLAIGAVTGVGMLAKKPHRAAGPGPAGGPAGAGSRARSCAVGSSWRGAR, encoded by the coding sequence GTGGCGACCACTACCAGAAATCCCTCGGCATCTTCCCAGGACCGTTTAACGACAGTCCCCGCGCTGTACCGATGGCCGCTGCTCAGCGTCTCCGTCGTGGTGGGTGTGCTGCTGCTGTCCCTCTCGGGGCGCTACGGTTACCACGTCGACGAGTTGTACAACCGGGTGTCCAGTCGGCACCTGGCGTGGGGGTACGTCGACCAGCCCCCGCTGGTCGCGGTGATCGCCAGAGTGGAGACCTTCCTCTTCGGCGACAACCTGATCGGACTGCGTGTCGTGCCGGCCCTGCTGGCCTGCCTGGACGTGTGGGTGTCGGGCCTGATCGCACGTGAACTCGGCGGCGCGCGCGGCGGCCCAGGTCTTCGCCGCCGCCGCGACGGCCGGGTCGGTCGTCACCCTCACGCCGGGCACATGCTCACCACCAACGGCCCCGACCTGCTCAGCTGGGTGACGTTGGGCTGGCTGTTCATCCGCCTGCTGCGCACCGCGGACAACCGGCTGTGGCTGGCCATCGGCGCGGTCACCGGCGTGGGCATGCTCGCCAAGAAACCTCATCGTGCTGCTGGTCCTGGCCCTGCTGGTGGGCCTGCTGGTGCTGGGTCCCGCGCACGATCCTGCGCGGTCGGCTCTTCGTGGCGGGGTGCGCGATAG